The genomic region TACGTCCAGGACCCGAGCGAGGACCTCTGGCAGATGAGTGACGAGGAGGTCGAGGAATACTGGCAGGAGGGTATCCAGGACCTGTTCCCGCACTTCGACCCCGAGATGGTGAACTGGGTCCAGACCGCCCGCAACCCGCGGACCGCCCCGGTGTACGAGCGCGGCTACCTCGACATGGTCATCCCGTACGACCTCGCCGACGAGGTCGCCTCGGGCGTGTACTACGCCGGGATGGCCTCGCGGGCACAGTACCCCGAACGCAGTCTGAACGGGGCTATCGTCGCGGGCTACGAGTGTGCCGACCGCATCGCCGGCGCGGGTGCTCGAACGGAACAGGAACAGGAACGCGCGAGCGACGAACAGGCGTCGCTCGCGGAGTAGGATTCGAAGAAACCGAGAAACACGGCTTGGACCCGAACGGGAAACGTTGTCCCCGGACCTCACGGCCATAGCTGGCTTTCGTCGGACTTTCACCGACTCGGTTGACCGAAGCCAACTTCGGCAGGGTTTTCGCCTGCATGCCGAGATATTCCCGAAGTCCCTTTACAGGTACTCCGATACTTGGCCTTCACCTTCGACCGCCATGGCGGCCGAACACTGGTCCGGTACGGTTCTCCTTCGGAGTCGTGACCTCGTTACCCTGTTACGGGTTCTTTGGTGTTGACCCCTACTTCCGTCCGTCTCGTCCGATTCTTGTGGAACCGGTTCGATCTGGGCGTGAAGCGTCCGGTGCGCCCCCGTGATTCCCGGTGGGCAATTTAGAGTAGGGCCGAGGAGAAGATAAGGATTTTGTACGGTAACACGGCACATGGTTCTGAGACCAAAACCGATTGAGGGGAGCGAGGTATTCCCGAGCGATTCTCTCACTCCTCGTCTTCGACGGCGTCCGCCATCCCTGGGGCATCCGCGATGTCCACGTCCTCGGGCTCCTCTTGCCCACCGACGACGAGCTCGCCGTCGGCGGTCTCGACGTACACGTCGTCGGCGAAGCCACCCTCGGCGTACGGGTGGACCGGGTCGTCCAGCTTCTCCGGCGTCGATGGCGCGTCGGCGACACCGTCGGCCGGGTGAAAGTCACCGAGTGGGTCGTCGATGGTGATGTTGTAGTCCTCGAAGAACTGCTGGTAGCGGTCGTAGTGTTGGTCGAGTTCGTCGGTCGGGAACTCCATCATCTCGGTCCAGCCGTGGTTGAAGAAGTCGAAGTTCGCCTGGATGTGCGTTATCTCGCGCGCCTCGGCCTCGGGCATGTAGTCGAGCGCGGCGACGTAGGTGTCCATCGTCGCGTCGAAGAAGTCGTCGAGGTGCTCGCGGCGCTCCTCGCGGTGTTCCTCGTCGGACTTCTTGAGGAATATCTTCGTGTGCATGTCGACGAGTTTCTCGTTCGCCACGTCGCTGATGACCGGCGCGGTCAGCGCCGTCTTGAACGCGAAGTGCTTGACGTTCTGGCGTATCTTCATCGTTGGGCGGGGCTTGGGAGTGGAAGGGTAAGAACGTCCCGCCGCCGGCACGACGCCCGTGGTCGCCGGAGGAGGGAATTACGAAACCGAATCCCAGAGGGACGAACGTGACAGTTGGCGGGAACCGCTCGAATGGTAATCCACTTTAACCCCCGTACCGAACCCTGCGCGTATGAGTGAGTCGTACGTCATCATCGGCGACGGAATCGCCGGTGGCTCCGCGGCCAAAACACTTCGGGAGGAGTCGCCCGACGCTGACATCGCCGTCCTGACGGACGAGGGCGAACCACTGTATAATCGTATTCTCATCAAAGAGTACGCGAAAGGCAAGATCCCGATGGAGGACCCCCTGTTCCTCCACGACGAAGAATGGTACGAGGAGCGTGACATCGACCTCGAACTGAACACGCACGTCACCCACATCGACACCGACGCGCACGTCGTCCGCACCCACGAGGGCGACGACTACGAGTACGACAAGCTGCTGGTCGCGACCGGTGGGACCCCGACCCAGCTGCCCGTCGACAACTCCGACGCCGAGGGCGTCCACCACTTCTGGACGTTCCAGGACGCACGCGGTATCGCGGACCACTCCTCCGAGTCCGCGACCGGTATCGTCGTCGGTGCGGGCCTGCTCGGCATCGACTTCGCCGCGGTGTGCGGTGCCCGCGGCATCGACGCCAAGTACCTCATGCGCGGTGACTGCTGGTGGCGCTACGCCCTCAGCGAGGACGGCGGGGAGATCATCCACGAGGCCCTGCGCGACATGGGCGTCGAGCCGGTGTTCCAGTCCGGTGTCGACCACTTCGTCACCGACGACGACGGCGTCGTCACGGGCGCGGTCGACCCCAACGGCGTCGAGTACGAGGGCGACTTCGTCGGCGTCGCCATCGGCCTGAACTTCAACACGGAGTTCCTCCGCGGCTCCGGCATCGAGACGGACAACGGCATCGTCGTCGACGAGTACATGGCGACCAACGTCGAGGACGTGTACGCGGCCGGTGACATCACCAAGTTCTACGACGTCATCCTCGAGGAGCACGCCCAGAACGGCTCCTGGGACTCCGCGAAGAAGCAGGGTGCCGTCGCCGCCAAGAACATGGCCAACGGCCACGAGGCAGAGGAGTTCCGTCACGTCTCCTCGTACTCCATCTCGCACTTCAAGGACCTCCCGTTCGTCTCCTTCGGCCACCCGACCCTGGGCGACGACGACGCCGAGCGCAAGTACTCCGACACCGAGTGGCGGCGTCTCACCTTCAAGAACGGCAAGCTCATCGGTGGCGTCCTCATCGGCGACCTCAAGCTCCAGTCGACGTTCAAGCGCATCATCCGCGAGGAGCGCGACCTGAGCGGCCAGGAGGAGGTCCTGCTCGAGGAGGACTTCGACCCCGAGATGCTCGACGCGCCGGCCCAGGAGCAGTAACCGCTCGACGGCGGAACGACCGATCGGTTCGATTTTCCGGAGATTCATGCCCGCCAGAGGAATCTTTAAGCCTATGTATGCCATACCATACCATGGCCCATGGCAGTCAGTGACATCGCGGAGGGCACCCTCCGCCTCACGGAAGTTGAATCGGTTCCCGCGGACGCCAGCGTCCGGCACGTCGACCAGCTCTCGGAGGACGCGTTCGACCAGGTGATACAGCTCGTCGACGACGACGGACCGAATACGTTCCAGGGGCTACCAGCGGCAGATCTCGCCGACGGCGAGATTATCGTGTTCACTGACTACCTGCGGGTCGAACTCCGGTAAGACCCCTACCCGAGAGGCCACCGGCTCTCGCCGGGACGTTTTCCGATACCGTTTTCCGCGCGCCGAGGTGAGCCTACTGCATGAACGGCGGCAACGATGGAACGATGACGTTGGCGTTCGAGCTGTCGGCGCTGCAGGCGCTGGCGGACCCCGAGCAGGTGTTCGACGACGCCCGACGCTGGAGCAAGTACGTCGGGGTCGTCTCGGACAAGCCGACGTACGTCGTGACCAACTTCACCCGGAAGAACCGCATCAGACAGGACTTCTTCTCCGGTCCACGTGGGAAAGAGGAGAGCCTGGAGAGCGTCGGCGAGCAGTTCGACAC from Haloarchaeobius sp. HME9146 harbors:
- a CDS encoding DUF6149 family protein; protein product: MKIRQNVKHFAFKTALTAPVISDVANEKLVDMHTKIFLKKSDEEHREERREHLDDFFDATMDTYVAALDYMPEAEAREITHIQANFDFFNHGWTEMMEFPTDELDQHYDRYQQFFEDYNITIDDPLGDFHPADGVADAPSTPEKLDDPVHPYAEGGFADDVYVETADGELVVGGQEEPEDVDIADAPGMADAVEDEE
- a CDS encoding NAD(P)/FAD-dependent oxidoreductase encodes the protein MSESYVIIGDGIAGGSAAKTLREESPDADIAVLTDEGEPLYNRILIKEYAKGKIPMEDPLFLHDEEWYEERDIDLELNTHVTHIDTDAHVVRTHEGDDYEYDKLLVATGGTPTQLPVDNSDAEGVHHFWTFQDARGIADHSSESATGIVVGAGLLGIDFAAVCGARGIDAKYLMRGDCWWRYALSEDGGEIIHEALRDMGVEPVFQSGVDHFVTDDDGVVTGAVDPNGVEYEGDFVGVAIGLNFNTEFLRGSGIETDNGIVVDEYMATNVEDVYAAGDITKFYDVILEEHAQNGSWDSAKKQGAVAAKNMANGHEAEEFRHVSSYSISHFKDLPFVSFGHPTLGDDDAERKYSDTEWRRLTFKNGKLIGGVLIGDLKLQSTFKRIIREERDLSGQEEVLLEEDFDPEMLDAPAQEQ